The following are encoded in a window of Providencia rettgeri genomic DNA:
- the rarD gene encoding EamA family transporter RarD, whose amino-acid sequence MSQQNTTKGVLCALGAYFIWGVAPIYFKSIQEVPAEEILTHRIIWSFFFMLLLLTVTRHWDYLRQVLKQPKKILILGVTATTIACNWLIYIWAVNNGHMLQASLGYFINPLVNVLFGMLFLQERFRRMQWIAVGLALTGVLIQLWQFGSVPVIGLSLAVTFATYGLLRKKLGVDAQIGMTFETLWLLPVGIIFLLFFADSPTSNMGMNDWHLNALLIAAGVITTVPLLLFTEAANHLRLSTLGFFQYMGPSIMFLLAVFVYDEVMTAELLITFGFIWVALILFTLDALYTQQKLRKK is encoded by the coding sequence ATGAGCCAGCAAAATACTACCAAAGGCGTATTATGTGCCTTAGGCGCCTATTTTATTTGGGGTGTCGCACCTATTTATTTTAAAAGCATCCAAGAAGTGCCCGCAGAAGAAATTCTGACTCATCGTATTATTTGGTCATTTTTCTTTATGTTATTGTTATTAACTGTGACACGCCACTGGGATTATCTACGCCAAGTCCTCAAGCAGCCAAAAAAAATATTAATTTTAGGTGTTACAGCAACCACAATTGCCTGTAACTGGCTGATCTATATTTGGGCTGTCAATAATGGTCATATGTTACAAGCTAGTCTCGGCTATTTTATTAATCCGCTCGTTAATGTACTGTTCGGCATGCTCTTTTTACAAGAACGTTTCCGTCGTATGCAATGGATCGCGGTTGGCCTTGCTTTAACAGGTGTCTTAATCCAATTATGGCAATTCGGTTCTGTGCCTGTCATTGGCTTAAGCCTTGCGGTGACCTTCGCAACTTACGGATTATTACGTAAAAAATTGGGGGTTGATGCCCAAATTGGCATGACCTTTGAAACACTTTGGTTGCTTCCTGTGGGGATCATCTTCCTGTTATTTTTTGCAGATAGTCCAACCAGCAACATGGGAATGAATGATTGGCACCTCAACGCATTGCTGATTGCCGCAGGCGTCATTACTACAGTACCATTATTGTTATTTACTGAAGCTGCTAACCATTTAAGACTCTCAACATTAGGTTTTTTCCAATATATGGGACCGAGTATTATGTTCTTGTTGGCGGTCTTTGTGTATGACGAAGTTATGACAGCCGAATTGCTAATCACCTTTGGTTTTATCTGGGTTGCATTAATTTTATTTACATTAGATGCATTATATACCCAACAAAAGCTGAGAAAAAAATAA
- a CDS encoding APC family permease: MQQNTVQMKRVLTTPALVFFGLAYMVPLGIFTTYGQVTVLSEGHLPIAYLITLAAVFFTAMSYCRMTSALPLSGSAYSYVQKTFGGTFGFLVGWAQLLDYLFLPIINYIAIGIFVHEAFPNIPMYVIICSTITIVSIMNILGIKLVSSMNMLIILMQIVFIGVFLYLSFKTSFVLDTDALLAPITVMADQVPGLFAGAAVLCLAFLGFDAISTMAEETKDARNALPKAILYTVFIAGTLFVVISYGAHLVYPMWQDFIPNTDIASLAVMKQVGGAMMASSFITAYVIGVFASAMTSQASIVRIFYAMGREGVLPRSLFAYLHPRFNTPVYSIIFVAIASLLSLVLSLSMVASMISFGALIAFTFVNLSVIKHFYIDRKAPLDNTKIITCLIMPSIGVVLTLWLWTSLDSEAFKVGLWWLAAGAVYLALLTHGFTRRPPAISDDETEMIIN; the protein is encoded by the coding sequence ATGCAACAGAACACCGTTCAAATGAAACGCGTACTGACGACTCCGGCGTTAGTTTTTTTCGGGTTGGCCTATATGGTACCACTCGGAATTTTCACCACCTATGGGCAAGTCACCGTATTAAGTGAAGGCCATCTGCCTATTGCTTATTTAATTACATTAGCTGCCGTCTTTTTTACCGCCATGAGCTATTGTCGCATGACTAGCGCGCTTCCACTTTCGGGATCTGCCTACTCTTACGTACAAAAAACTTTCGGCGGCACATTTGGCTTTTTAGTGGGTTGGGCGCAATTGCTCGACTACCTATTCCTGCCGATTATCAACTACATTGCAATTGGCATCTTCGTCCATGAAGCTTTTCCAAACATCCCAATGTACGTGATTATTTGTAGCACCATCACCATCGTTAGTATTATGAATATTTTGGGAATTAAATTAGTTTCCTCAATGAATATGCTAATCATTTTGATGCAAATCGTGTTTATTGGCGTATTTTTATACTTAAGCTTTAAAACATCATTTGTATTGGATACGGATGCGTTATTAGCGCCAATTACGGTCATGGCAGATCAGGTCCCCGGGCTGTTTGCCGGTGCCGCCGTCTTATGTTTAGCATTCTTAGGCTTTGACGCGATTTCAACTATGGCTGAAGAAACTAAAGATGCACGCAACGCATTGCCAAAAGCGATCTTATACACCGTGTTTATTGCAGGTACCCTGTTTGTTGTTATTTCCTATGGTGCACATTTAGTTTACCCAATGTGGCAGGATTTTATTCCGAATACCGATATCGCCAGCCTTGCTGTTATGAAACAAGTTGGCGGCGCGATGATGGCATCAAGCTTTATTACAGCCTATGTGATTGGTGTTTTTGCTTCTGCCATGACATCGCAAGCAAGTATCGTGCGTATTTTCTATGCAATGGGTCGTGAAGGCGTGTTACCTCGCTCACTGTTTGCTTATCTGCACCCAAGGTTCAATACACCCGTTTATTCAATTATCTTTGTGGCCATCGCGTCTTTGCTTTCACTGGTGCTTTCTTTAAGCATGGTTGCGTCGATGATCAGCTTTGGCGCACTGATTGCTTTTACCTTTGTAAACTTATCGGTGATTAAGCATTTTTACATTGATCGCAAAGCGCCATTAGATAATACAAAAATTATTACCTGCCTTATTATGCCTTCCATTGGTGTTGTTCTAACCTTATGGTTATGGACCAGCCTGGATAGCGAAGCCTTTAAGGTTGGTTTATGGTGGCTAGCGGCAGGTGCTGTTTATCTTGCGCTGCTAACCCATGGCTTTACTCGTCGTCCACCTGCAATTTCTGACGACGAAACAGAAATGATTATTAACTAA
- a CDS encoding amidohydrolase, with protein MNNQFADVIYFNGYIYTADAQDRVVDAIAVRDGYILATGSSDELHQYVGPETESIDLEGKMMMPGIIDGHMHPFWGGIQLFGCHLNYESLTINQILERVQDHLDKDPRTGENDWLKVTAWLRQGMIPAGIDMYREDMDKLKTKRPVVLFSNDCHTLLANSRALELFGITKDTPEPPDGKIGKYENGELNGILEDAPAMRAADSIPSIRDDQAIEVAELVQKVLNQQGVTMVMDARVSEQQLEAFSQLQQRGDLTIRFQAAREITPDETPDVASVAAAVDKAVAFAKKWHQADWTPTPGIGLNNIKMFVDGVLQFPTMTASLLQPYRINQGTDDAPNWVESDNYGDLYFTAEILDELMEKIAAAGYDPHLHTVGEGAVSIVLDAIEKMRAAHPEKDIRPGLAHNELVHADDYARFARLKTIACLSFQWAAPTPELAAFEKNMLGEARFEQLEPIAKFIDAGATVAFGSDWPIDDFDEWYDLKVAATRRGRDINGQQAPRLNNDRDLTVTEVLRSATIDSAYAQHREDVLGSLEAGKFADMIVLDRNVFEIPADDIENVKVLRTIIGGKTVHIA; from the coding sequence ATGAATAATCAATTTGCTGACGTTATTTATTTTAACGGTTATATCTACACCGCAGATGCTCAAGATCGCGTTGTTGACGCGATTGCTGTTCGTGATGGCTATATCTTAGCGACGGGCAGTTCTGATGAACTCCATCAATATGTTGGACCAGAAACAGAAAGTATCGACTTAGAAGGCAAAATGATGATGCCTGGCATCATTGATGGTCATATGCACCCATTTTGGGGAGGCATTCAGTTATTCGGTTGCCATTTAAATTATGAATCGCTAACCATCAATCAAATTCTTGAACGTGTACAAGATCACTTAGATAAAGACCCACGCACAGGCGAAAATGATTGGCTGAAAGTGACGGCTTGGCTACGCCAAGGCATGATCCCTGCGGGTATTGACATGTACCGCGAAGACATGGATAAACTGAAGACTAAACGCCCTGTTGTGCTATTTTCTAACGACTGCCACACACTACTTGCCAATAGCCGTGCGCTAGAGCTATTCGGTATTACTAAAGATACGCCTGAGCCACCCGATGGTAAAATTGGTAAATACGAAAATGGCGAACTCAACGGTATTTTAGAAGATGCACCAGCAATGCGCGCAGCTGACAGCATTCCTTCTATTCGTGATGATCAAGCCATTGAAGTTGCCGAACTCGTGCAAAAAGTACTTAATCAGCAAGGCGTCACCATGGTCATGGATGCCCGTGTTTCTGAGCAGCAACTCGAGGCATTTTCTCAATTGCAGCAACGTGGTGACCTCACTATTCGCTTCCAAGCTGCTCGAGAAATCACCCCAGACGAAACCCCTGATGTTGCATCTGTTGCTGCTGCAGTTGATAAAGCCGTTGCTTTCGCCAAAAAATGGCACCAAGCCGATTGGACTCCAACACCGGGTATCGGTTTGAATAATATAAAAATGTTTGTTGATGGTGTTTTACAATTCCCAACGATGACAGCCTCATTATTACAGCCTTATCGCATTAATCAAGGTACTGATGATGCACCCAATTGGGTTGAGAGCGACAACTATGGCGATCTGTATTTTACGGCTGAAATCCTTGATGAATTGATGGAAAAAATTGCGGCCGCAGGGTATGACCCACATTTGCATACGGTAGGTGAAGGTGCGGTTTCTATCGTCTTAGATGCTATTGAAAAAATGCGAGCGGCCCATCCTGAAAAAGATATTCGTCCAGGTTTAGCCCACAACGAGCTTGTTCATGCGGATGATTACGCACGTTTTGCTCGCTTAAAGACCATCGCTTGCTTATCTTTCCAATGGGCGGCACCAACACCTGAACTGGCAGCATTCGAAAAAAATATGTTAGGGGAAGCGCGTTTTGAGCAACTAGAGCCAATCGCTAAATTTATTGATGCCGGTGCAACTGTTGCATTTGGTAGTGACTGGCCTATCGATGACTTTGACGAATGGTATGACTTAAAAGTGGCAGCAACACGCCGAGGCCGAGATATCAATGGTCAACAAGCACCGAGATTAAATAATGACCGCGATCTGACCGTAACTGAGGTTTTACGATCTGCAACCATTGATTCTGCTTATGCACAGCACCGTGAAGACGTGTTAGGCTCACTAGAAGCGGGAAAATTTGCAGATATGATCGTGCTAGATCGCAATGTATTTGAGATCCCTGCTGATGATATTGAGAATGTAAAAGTATTACGCACTATTATTGGCGGAAAAACGGTTCATATCGCTTAA
- a CDS encoding RNA ligase RtcB family protein, translating to MGNTLHTVDEQVSYIATESTWIESKAIQQLQTTANLPDMVSVVGMPDLHPGRGYPIGAAFFSTKRFYPALVGNDIGCGMSLFQTDIKQSKVNLDKLEKQLSDMPDHAPLAWLDDNVPNDMKSHNFMASLGSIGGGNHFAEFQSIDEILQPELFAEIGLSKQQLLLLVHSGSRGLGQSILRQHVETHSHNGLLDDTEDGKKYLQAHQDALNFAQVNRRLIGLRMLQQVKANGELRLDINHNLVEPCRINGIDGWLHRKGATPSDRGFVIIPGSRGDYSYLVAPQPNEICLNSLAHGAGRKWMRAECKGRLSHRYSPIQLSRTALGSRVICANKQLIYEEAPQSYKSIETVIESMVDIGVIQVVARLKPVITYKTSGEC from the coding sequence ATGGGCAATACCTTACATACTGTGGACGAGCAAGTTAGCTATATCGCCACAGAATCAACATGGATTGAAAGTAAAGCAATCCAACAATTACAAACCACTGCAAACTTACCTGATATGGTATCCGTAGTTGGCATGCCAGATCTCCATCCGGGTCGTGGATACCCAATAGGTGCAGCGTTTTTTTCAACTAAACGGTTTTATCCGGCTCTTGTGGGCAATGACATTGGCTGCGGAATGAGCTTGTTTCAAACAGATATCAAACAATCAAAAGTTAATCTTGATAAGTTAGAAAAGCAGCTTTCAGATATGCCAGACCACGCCCCGTTAGCATGGCTTGATGACAATGTTCCTAATGACATGAAATCACATAATTTTATGGCATCATTAGGCTCTATTGGTGGGGGCAATCATTTTGCTGAATTTCAATCAATCGATGAAATACTACAACCTGAATTATTTGCTGAAATTGGTTTAAGTAAACAGCAATTACTGTTACTTGTTCACAGTGGCTCCCGCGGTTTAGGGCAATCAATTTTACGCCAACACGTTGAAACTCACAGCCATAATGGGCTTTTAGACGATACTGAAGATGGGAAAAAATATCTCCAAGCACATCAAGATGCGCTGAACTTTGCGCAGGTGAATCGTCGTTTGATTGGCTTACGTATGTTGCAGCAAGTAAAGGCAAACGGAGAGCTAAGATTAGATATTAATCATAATTTAGTTGAACCCTGCCGTATCAATGGTATTGATGGCTGGCTTCATCGTAAAGGTGCCACACCATCTGATCGTGGCTTTGTGATTATTCCTGGATCACGTGGAGACTACAGTTATTTAGTCGCACCTCAGCCAAATGAAATTTGCTTGAATTCCCTTGCCCATGGAGCAGGTCGCAAATGGATGCGAGCCGAATGCAAAGGCCGTCTTTCACATCGCTATTCACCCATTCAGCTATCACGAACAGCGTTAGGTAGCCGGGTTATCTGTGCAAACAAGCAATTGATTTATGAAGAAGCTCCGCAATCTTATAAATCCATTGAAACAGTGATTGAAAGCATGGTGGATATCGGTGTTATTCAGGTTGTTGCAAGACTAAAGCCCGTTATCACCTACAAAACCAGCGGGGAATGTTAA
- the prfH gene encoding peptide chain release factor H, which yields MLLQFSSAQGPAECCIAVEKALACFLQEAKNMGVSTDILETFPSKHGLKSALVSLDGEQAEQLAQDWCGTIQWQCQSPLRPRHKRKNWFMNVTRFSPIQPIEESEIEFEFTKAQGAGGQHVNKTASAVRAKHVATGITVKVQSERSQHANKKLAKQLIQWKLNEHQSQQVSALDKQRHHSHYQIERGNATIIFSGNEFKRLI from the coding sequence ATGCTATTGCAATTTTCCTCTGCTCAAGGTCCCGCTGAATGCTGTATTGCGGTAGAAAAAGCCCTTGCCTGCTTTTTGCAAGAAGCGAAAAATATGGGAGTTTCTACAGATATATTAGAAACATTTCCGTCTAAGCATGGATTAAAATCGGCCTTAGTTTCCCTCGATGGAGAACAAGCTGAACAACTAGCCCAAGATTGGTGTGGAACAATACAATGGCAATGCCAAAGCCCATTGCGCCCACGCCATAAACGCAAAAATTGGTTTATGAATGTGACCCGTTTTTCACCCATTCAACCTATTGAAGAAAGTGAAATCGAGTTTGAATTCACAAAAGCACAAGGCGCAGGGGGGCAACATGTGAATAAAACCGCTTCCGCTGTCAGAGCAAAACATGTTGCTACAGGGATCACTGTAAAGGTTCAATCTGAGCGTAGCCAACATGCGAATAAAAAACTGGCTAAGCAATTAATACAGTGGAAGCTTAATGAACATCAATCACAACAAGTTAGCGCATTAGATAAGCAACGCCATCACTCTCATTATCAAATTGAGCGAGGAAATGCGACAATTATCTTTTCAGGTAACGAGTTTAAGCGGTTGATTTAA
- a CDS encoding 2OG-Fe(II) oxygenase, translating into MSINTFIDSLSTQGWYVWDDFLTLSGIEAIKQCIPNTLQDARIGHRDSLQGNKAIRGDQTVWLEPEMGAPIVLYMDKMEEIRQALNRQLYLGLRDFETHFCRYPNGGFYKKHLDNPRGVGRRKVTTVLYMNESWKLGDGGELVVFDKEDNQLFKLEPLAGRMIFFMSEEFPHEVLPTEQKRESIAGWFLTEKFL; encoded by the coding sequence ATGTCTATTAATACATTTATTGATTCACTTTCCACACAGGGTTGGTATGTGTGGGACGATTTCCTGACCCTGTCAGGTATCGAAGCAATTAAACAATGCATCCCAAATACATTGCAGGACGCTCGTATAGGTCATCGAGATTCATTGCAAGGTAATAAAGCAATTCGGGGGGATCAAACCGTTTGGTTAGAACCTGAAATGGGAGCACCTATTGTTCTTTATATGGATAAAATGGAGGAGATACGACAAGCACTAAATCGCCAGTTGTACTTAGGATTACGAGATTTTGAAACACATTTTTGTCGTTACCCTAATGGTGGGTTTTATAAAAAACACCTTGATAACCCTAGAGGGGTCGGTCGCCGTAAAGTGACAACCGTTTTATATATGAATGAGTCATGGAAATTAGGCGATGGGGGGGAGCTCGTTGTTTTTGATAAAGAAGATAATCAGTTGTTTAAGTTGGAACCTTTAGCAGGAAGAATGATCTTTTTTATGTCAGAAGAATTCCCCCATGAAGTACTACCTACGGAACAAAAACGCGAAAGTATAGCCGGTTGGTTTTTAACTGAAAAATTTCTCTAG
- the uvrD gene encoding DNA helicase II produces MDVSYLLDGLNDKQREAVAAPRTNLLVLAGAGSGKTRVLVHRIAWLMSVENASPFSIMAVTFTNKAAAEMRHRINQLIGTSEGGMWIGTFHGLAHRLLRQHYMDANLPQDFQILDSDDQYRLIRRLLKAMNLDEKQWPPRQGMWYINGKKDEGLRPQHIESYGNPVEATWLKVYQAYQEACDRAGLVDFAELLLRAHELWLNKPHVLQHYRERFTNILVDEFQDTNSIQYAWIRVLAGETGKVMIVGDDDQSIYGWRGAQVENIQRFLNDFPGAETIRLEQNYRSTNNILKAANALIANNSDRLGKNLWTEGGDGEPISLYCAFNELDEARYVVGRIKQWQENGGALQDCAMLYRSNAQSRVLEEALIQSAMPYRIYGGQRFFERQEIKDALSYLRLIANRNDDASFERVVNTPTRGIGERTLDTIRQTARDQQLTLWESCEYLLREQVLGGRAAASIERFLELIDALAKETEEMPLHVQADRVINNSGLRAMYEQEKGEKAQARIENLEELVNATRDFSYQDEDQDLMPLQAFLSHAALESGEGQADVSQDAVQLMTLHSAKGLEFPVVFIVGMEEGMFPSQMSMDESGRLEEERRLAYVGITRAMEKLTITYAESRRLYGKEVYHRPSRFIGELPTECVEEVRLRATVSRPVSHQRLGTPISQNDSGYALGQRVLHPKFGEGTIINLEGSGEHCRLQIAFQGQGIKWLVASYARLENL; encoded by the coding sequence ATGGACGTTTCTTATCTGCTCGATGGTCTAAATGACAAACAGCGCGAAGCAGTTGCTGCCCCGCGTACCAATTTACTTGTTCTTGCGGGAGCCGGAAGCGGAAAAACACGCGTATTGGTACACCGGATCGCATGGCTGATGTCCGTTGAGAATGCCTCGCCATTTTCGATTATGGCGGTTACCTTTACCAACAAAGCAGCGGCTGAAATGCGCCATCGAATCAATCAATTGATTGGCACTAGTGAAGGCGGCATGTGGATCGGCACATTCCATGGTTTGGCACATCGTTTGTTGCGTCAACACTATATGGATGCCAACTTACCTCAAGACTTCCAAATTTTAGATAGTGACGATCAGTACCGCTTAATTCGTCGGTTGCTTAAGGCGATGAACCTTGATGAAAAGCAGTGGCCGCCGCGTCAAGGCATGTGGTATATCAATGGCAAAAAAGATGAAGGGCTTCGTCCACAGCATATTGAAAGTTATGGTAATCCTGTTGAGGCCACATGGTTAAAAGTTTACCAAGCCTATCAAGAAGCGTGCGATCGTGCTGGGTTAGTGGACTTTGCTGAATTACTGTTGCGGGCACATGAGTTATGGTTGAATAAGCCCCATGTGTTGCAACATTACCGTGAGCGCTTCACCAATATCTTGGTTGATGAATTCCAAGACACAAACAGTATTCAATATGCATGGATCCGCGTATTAGCAGGTGAAACCGGTAAAGTGATGATCGTTGGTGATGATGACCAATCTATCTATGGCTGGCGTGGTGCCCAAGTTGAAAATATTCAGCGTTTCCTCAATGATTTTCCTGGCGCAGAAACCATTCGTCTTGAGCAAAATTACCGTTCAACCAACAATATTCTAAAAGCGGCGAATGCGTTGATCGCCAATAATAGCGACCGTTTAGGTAAAAATTTATGGACGGAAGGCGGTGATGGCGAGCCGATCTCTCTTTATTGTGCATTTAATGAATTAGATGAAGCACGCTATGTGGTTGGGCGCATCAAACAGTGGCAGGAAAATGGTGGTGCCTTGCAAGATTGTGCCATGTTATACCGTAGCAATGCTCAATCTCGTGTACTTGAAGAAGCATTAATTCAAAGTGCAATGCCGTATCGCATTTATGGGGGGCAGCGATTCTTCGAACGGCAAGAAATTAAAGATGCGCTTTCCTACTTAAGGCTCATCGCCAATCGCAATGATGATGCCTCCTTTGAGCGAGTGGTTAATACACCAACACGTGGGATTGGTGAACGCACATTAGACACGATTCGTCAAACTGCACGGGATCAACAATTAACCTTATGGGAAAGTTGTGAGTACTTACTTCGCGAGCAAGTGCTGGGTGGTCGTGCTGCTGCATCCATTGAGCGTTTTTTAGAACTCATTGATGCACTGGCGAAAGAAACTGAAGAGATGCCACTACATGTTCAGGCTGATAGAGTGATCAATAACTCGGGTCTGCGAGCAATGTATGAACAAGAAAAGGGTGAAAAAGCACAGGCCCGTATTGAGAACTTGGAGGAATTGGTCAACGCGACTCGTGACTTCAGCTATCAAGATGAAGATCAAGATTTGATGCCATTGCAGGCTTTTTTATCCCATGCGGCGCTAGAATCTGGTGAAGGCCAAGCCGATGTGAGCCAAGATGCCGTTCAATTAATGACATTACACTCTGCCAAAGGTTTGGAATTCCCTGTCGTCTTTATTGTGGGGATGGAAGAAGGCATGTTCCCAAGTCAAATGTCCATGGATGAAAGCGGTCGTTTAGAAGAAGAGCGCCGCTTAGCGTACGTCGGTATCACTCGAGCCATGGAAAAGCTCACCATTACTTATGCCGAAAGTCGCCGTTTATATGGTAAAGAAGTTTATCATCGCCCATCGCGTTTTATTGGTGAACTGCCCACGGAATGTGTAGAAGAAGTTCGTTTGCGTGCGACGGTTTCACGCCCTGTTAGCCACCAACGCCTTGGTACACCGATTAGCCAAAATGATTCTGGATACGCCTTAGGTCAGCGAGTATTGCACCCTAAATTTGGAGAAGGAACAATTATAAACCTTGAGGGAAGCGGAGAGCACTGTCGTCTACAAATTGCTTTCCAAGGTCAGGGGATTAAATGGCTGGTGGCCTCTTATGCAAGATTAGAGAATTTATAG
- the yigB gene encoding 5-amino-6-(5-phospho-D-ribitylamino)uracil phosphatase YigB, translating into MHFYRPLSPIKAITFDLDDTLYDNHPVIDKTEEEVLRFVREYDPKFNHFNNDDLYAFRRLVEEQEPEIFHDISRWRWLSSKMMLCHYGYSRENAEKGADDIMAHFTYWRNQIDIPESTHKTLLQLAEKLPLVAITNGNAQPEACGLGDYFQFVLKAGPDGRSKPFCDMYRLAAQRLDIEPQFILHVGDNLLTDVEGAINSGMQACWINPSQKTLMEEKNVRLLPHVEISQLESLLSLV; encoded by the coding sequence ATGCATTTTTACCGTCCGCTATCGCCAATTAAAGCGATAACGTTTGATTTGGATGACACGCTTTACGATAACCACCCCGTTATTGATAAAACGGAAGAAGAAGTTTTACGCTTTGTACGTGAATATGACCCGAAATTTAATCATTTTAACAATGATGATTTGTATGCTTTTCGTCGCCTTGTGGAAGAGCAAGAACCTGAAATTTTCCATGATATTTCACGCTGGCGCTGGCTTTCTTCAAAAATGATGTTGTGCCATTATGGTTATTCTCGGGAAAATGCCGAAAAAGGTGCCGATGACATTATGGCGCATTTTACTTATTGGCGTAATCAAATCGATATTCCGGAATCAACCCATAAAACATTACTCCAGCTTGCTGAAAAATTGCCATTAGTGGCTATCACCAACGGCAATGCACAGCCTGAAGCCTGTGGTTTGGGGGATTATTTTCAGTTTGTTTTAAAAGCTGGCCCCGATGGTCGTTCTAAGCCTTTTTGTGATATGTATCGCTTAGCAGCACAGCGCTTAGATATTGAACCTCAATTTATTTTGCATGTGGGGGATAATTTGCTCACAGACGTAGAGGGGGCGATTAATAGCGGCATGCAAGCTTGTTGGATAAACCCAAGTCAAAAAACACTGATGGAAGAGAAAAACGTACGCTTATTGCCGCATGTTGAAATTTCCCAGTTGGAATCTCTCTTGTCACTGGTATAA
- the xerC gene encoding tyrosine recombinase XerC has product MDRTPVDVQPSRLMIQVDAFLRYLRVERRLSPVTITNYRRQLSVIVDMLAALKIDDWQRLDATIVRNIAAKSRKTGLQAASMALRLSSLRSFCDWMVHQGELPANPAKAIQAPKAKKRLPKNMDVDEVSQLLNMESGDPLVVRDRTMLEVMYGAGLRLSELVGLNVRHLDLTTGEVWVMGKGSKERKIPLGKTAVSWLQRWLEMRELYDPEDDAVFISTQSGKRISNRNVQKRFEQWGIKQGVNSHINPHKLRHSFATHILESSGNLRGVQELLGHANLSTTQIYTHLDFQHLANVYDVAHPRAKREKP; this is encoded by the coding sequence ATGGATAGAACGCCTGTAGATGTTCAGCCTAGCAGGCTGATGATCCAAGTTGATGCGTTTTTACGTTATCTGCGTGTTGAGCGCCGATTAAGCCCGGTCACTATCACAAATTATCGCCGTCAACTGAGTGTTATTGTTGACATGTTGGCTGCGTTGAAAATTGATGACTGGCAACGGCTTGATGCGACGATTGTTCGTAACATTGCAGCAAAAAGCCGAAAGACGGGTCTTCAAGCTGCAAGTATGGCACTACGTCTTTCATCATTAAGAAGTTTTTGTGATTGGATGGTGCACCAAGGTGAATTACCCGCCAACCCAGCAAAGGCGATCCAAGCACCCAAGGCCAAGAAACGCCTGCCGAAGAATATGGATGTGGATGAAGTTTCCCAGCTACTGAATATGGAAAGTGGCGACCCGCTAGTCGTTCGTGATAGAACTATGCTTGAGGTGATGTATGGTGCGGGGTTGCGTTTGTCAGAATTGGTGGGGTTAAATGTTCGTCATTTGGATTTAACCACAGGTGAAGTTTGGGTGATGGGGAAAGGCAGCAAAGAACGCAAAATTCCACTGGGAAAAACCGCAGTGAGTTGGTTACAACGCTGGTTAGAAATGCGTGAGCTGTATGATCCTGAAGACGATGCGGTGTTTATTTCAACCCAAAGTGGCAAACGAATTTCAAATCGCAATGTTCAAAAACGGTTTGAACAATGGGGTATCAAACAAGGGGTTAACAGCCACATTAACCCACACAAATTACGCCACTCTTTTGCGACACATATCCTTGAATCAAGTGGTAATTTACGAGGAGTGCAGGAACTTTTAGGCCATGCGAATTTATCAACAACACAAATCTATACGCACCTTGATTTCCAGCACTTAGCAAACGTTTATGATGTGGCTCATCCGAGAGCAAAGAGGGAGAAACCGTAA